The Elusimicrobiaceae bacterium nucleotide sequence GCTGCCTTTGCGGGCAATAACTACGCCGTCAAAAGCTTGCACTCTTTCATTGTCGCCTTCTACTACTTTTACTTTTACGCGCACCGTATCACCGGATTTGAAGGACGGAATATCGGTTTTAAGATTGTGTTTAATTTCGTTGATGTTCATAACTTTTTACTTCCTCCGAAAATTCATTTCGTTGTTTTTTTTGGGGTCTTTTTGACACCCTTTTTCGTTGTGGCCTTTTTTGCCTGAGAGGTTGTTAGCAAATCGGGTCTATATTTTTTGGTTAATTCCAGCGCTTGTTCCCTTTTCCACTTTTCCATTTCTGCGTGGTGACCGCTTAAAAGGATCTCGGGCACTTTTTTACCGCGCCACAC carries:
- the rplS gene encoding 50S ribosomal protein L19 — translated: MNINEIKHNLKTDIPSFKSGDTVRVKVKVVEGDNERVQAFDGVVIARKGSGISETFTVRKTSFGIGVERIFPLHSPRVESIEV